The sequence TCGCAGAGAACATAAGCCTTATAGTTGGTTTCGATTTTTAACTCCTGATAATATTAATCTATCTGGTACCTCACCAATGATAAGAAGTGTTAATGATCCCAGTAAAATAAGTTTCTTTTTTGGTGTTGAAATATTAAAGATACGTTTTTTAACGTTACTTGGTCAAATAGCATTTCCAAGCATAATATTTTCTGTTTTCCTTTGGGGGCTATATATTTGGTGGCGGGTTTTGTATTGGCGCAGTGTGCCTAATGATGTCCGATTAAAAGTCGTTAAAATTGTTGGATATCACGATAGATGGCTTGGTAGAGTTTACTCATATTATGGTTTGACAAAAGCTGAAGTGCTTGAGGCTTTAAAAATAAACCCGACACCTAACACTTGGGTTTTTACAAAGCCACTACGCACGCAGTTATCGAATAATCCGATAAGAAAAAGTCAAAAACCCATTTTTTTAAGTAAAGAACAAAAATTTGGGTTAGCTATTGAAGCCAAGCAAGCAGGTGGTGGGTTTTTTCTTGACCATAATTTAACGCGGCTTGCTTTATCCAAACAGGATAAAGCAAAATTACAGGCCAACATTAAAACCTATCAGACGTGGATTGCCCAGAACCCAGAAGCATTGCAAAAATTTGATGCTTATATTGAAAATATGCCTGAAACTGAGCAGGATAAAATCTATAACCCACCTAAACAATAAGTGACTTTAAGTCATTTTATATATTGGGGCAATAAATAGTTAGAATATAAAAGCGACAAACTGATGAGTGACCTACAAGATAATAGTTTAGATATAGAGCTACCGGTTAAAGAAATTCGTTTAAAATATCCTGGTACTTGGTTTTTTACCGGCATAGCAATATTTTGGACTGTTTTTTTTGGTGGCGGTTTTTTATTTACTATTGTCTTTGCCAGTTATCTTCCTCTCAAGCATATTTGGACAGATTGGGTCATTTCTCAAAATTATGAGCTAGTTCCGGAATTACAGGCTGATTATGGATGTAGGCAAAGTAATTATCATCTTATTAAATGTGGTTTTAGCTTTGAAAAAGATGGAATTTTAGTAGAGAAGTATAAAGGTAAATTTGATTTCTACCCATTTACTTTATATGATTTTCTAACTCCTGATAATTTTGCCCTACAGGGCAAATCTGCTGTTGTAAGAAGTGTCAATGACCCTAATAAAATTACGATTCAAGTTGGTATTGATACGTTAAAAACACGTTTAGTTGCTTTTCTGGCCATTTATATATTTATGGGTAGTATGGTGTTACTTGGCTTGTGGGGGGCAAGTGTCTGGTGTCGGTTTTGTTACCATCGGCTTACGCGAAATAAGGTACATATTTGTGCGGTCAAAATTGATAGGGTTGATAAACGTTGGGGCGGTACATTTTATTACCTTTATGGTTTAAAGCGAGATGGTTACAGCGATGTTTTGATAATTGTACCCAACTCTTTAGCTCTGGCTTTAACATATAAAGCACGAAATGCTGGGCCTTTTACTCTCATAAAAAGGCGCCAAGAGCCTATTTTTTTGGATGAAGAACACACAATTGGTGTTGCCATTCAACCGCAGGGTAATGGCGGCGGCCTTTTATTAGATTATAATTTAACACAGCTTGCTTTATCAAAGGAAAATAAAAATAAGCTGCTTAATAATATAAAAGCCTATCAGCAATGGATTGTACAGCACCCTGAAAAATTGCGACAAATAAGCGATTTCATAGATCAGGAACCAGAGACAAAAATCCAAAAAGTATTTAATCCACCTAAAGAGTAATAAGTATTAATATATTTTGTGCAGCATATATATTTTGGGTTATTAAGTAACTGTATTTTGAAAAGCGACAAACTGATGAGTGAGCTACAAGATAATAGTTTAGATATAGAGCTACCGGTGAAAGAAATTCGTTTAAAATATCTTGGGACTTGGTTTTTTACCGGCATAGCAATATTTTGGACTGTATTTTTTGGTGGCGTTTTTTTATTTACTATTGTCTTTGCCAGTTATCTTCCTCTCAAGCATATTTGGACAGATTGGGTAATTTCACAAAATTATGAGGTCGTTCCGGAATTACAGGCCAATTATAGATGTTGGGAGGGTAATTATCATCTTATTGAATGTGGTTTTAGCTTTGAAAAAGATGGAATTTTAGTAGAGAAGAGTAAAGGTAAATTTGATTTCTACCCATTTACTTTATATGATTTTCTAATTCCTGATGATTTTGCTCTACGCGGAAAATCTGCTGTTGTAAGAAGTGTCAATGATCCTAATAAAATTACGATTCAAGTTGGCATTGATACATTAAAAACACGTTTAGTTGCTTTTCTGGCCATTTATATATTTATGGGTAGCATGGCGTTACTTGGCTTGTGGGGGGCAAGTGTCTGGTGTCGGTTTTGTTATCATCGGCTTACGCGAAATAAGGTACATATTTGTGCGGTCAAAATTGATAGACGTGTTAAACATTGGCGTGGCACATTTTATTACCTTTATGGTTTAAAGCGCGATGGTTTCAGTGATGTATTGAAAATCGTCCCCAATTCTTTAGATTTGGCTTTAACATCGAGAGCACGAAATGCTGGGCCTTTTACTCTCATAAAAAGGCGCCAAGAGCCTATTTTTTGGATGAAGAACACACAATTGGTGTTGCCATTCAACCGCAGGGTAATGGCGGCGGCCTTTTATTAGATTATAATTTAACACAGCTTGCTTTATCAAAAGACAATAAAAATAAGCTGCTTAATAATATTAAAACCTATCAAGCATGGATTGCACAGCACCCTGAAAAATTGCAACAAATAAGCGATTTCATAGATCAGGAACCAGAGACAAAAATCCAAAAAATATTTAATCCGCCGAAAAATTAGGACTTCGTGTTTTTTGTAGATGATCAAATTTATAAGATAACAATTTTGAGATGAAATATTACTTGCCAATCGTCAATAAGTTATATCTTACGCTGCTGATAGGCATTCTCATCGTAATTAAATGGTAGCACCTTGTGATTGTACTTTGTTGATAATTTAGAAAAATGAGCAGGAATGAGTATTGGTTTGATTATAACTTAATTGATTTTAGGTTTAGCATGAAATACATATTATTATAGAGTAATTATAAATAAAATTTGAGTAAACATATACAATCCAATTGCATATATTAAAATATTTTATATAAATATCTTTTTTATAAATTGGAAACCTATCCCATGCAAAACCGTGATTTGGAAGAAAATGACTTTACGCTACAAGAAATTATAGCTTTAAAGAATATTGCACGCCAAGCAAATGAAGTGCGTCCTATTCGGCACGGGCGTGTTATTGTTCCAATTATAGCTATATTTTCAGGTCTTATTTTTCTAGCCATTTCAATTGGAATATTTATAATTATGTTTTATATAGATGAACCTCTTGAGGATAACGCTAAATATGGCTTTGCTGGCATTTCTATATTTCTTTTTCTTATAAGTATCGTTGTTTTATTTAAAGGTTTTAGAAATATGTTGGGTAAGGGCAAGGCGGTTATTACCTTAACCCCTGAAGGTTTTATTTTGCCAAGGGGCAATAAATTTATTCCTTGGAATTTACTCGTAAACCTTAATATGACAACCTTTAGTTTCATGTCACACATTATAGAATTTAAGATTGCAAAAACACTTGAAGATAAACAACGTTTTTTGGAGAAAAAACCAAAAATAACAGGAACTTTATTTGATAAATCAATCTATAGAGTTGCCGTAACCGCTTTGGGTTTTGAAGGCTTATCATCGGGTAAAATGATGCGTTTAATGGAAACCTATATAGAAGCTGATGCCGCCCGAAAACAATTAGATGCGCTAAATATTATCTATAACTAATAATGTTCATATCTTTTGAACTATAAAATAAGAGCGCTTCTTTGGTCGTATTAAACCAAGGGCGCTCAAATATTTATATTATCAGAAATAATTTCGATTTATTGATAAAAATGTTTTAAGCTTCACTGCGCAGAGCTTCAATTTCATCTTTGATTAAGAGTTTTTTGCGCTTTAAATCAGCGACCACAAGGTCATCAACGGATGGAGCATTACTAGCTGTCTTAATTTCAGCCTCTAAAGCATCATGTTTTTTTTCTAATGCTTCAAGATGTGCAGATATGGTCATTATAGTACCTCCATTTTGTTGAACTCTTTAAATACTATGTTGCAATAAATAATTATTGCTTACCTTTTAGATTTATGGATTTTTAAATTTTGATCAAGGGGGATGTGCATTAAAATTTATTTATTTATCTTTTTTTTCAAATATTGCCTTGATTGCTAAAAGCATGTTTTGATTGCCTGTAAAATTGTGCTAACATGCGCGCGAAAACATGGTGACCGGTTATTGCGAAAAATGCTTATTGGCTATCATTTAATTGAAATTTAAGTAATGCCACCTTTAACAGTCGCTTTTAAAAAGCAGGAAAAAAATGGCCTCTGAACAAGAACAAGTTGAAGTGAAGCTCGCTGTTGCCCGTTTAAAACAAGATCATGCTGATTTTGATGCTGCAATAAATGCGATGAGCGCACAAGGTTGCGATCCGCTGCAAATTCAACGTATAAAAAAGAAAAAATTGGCAATTAAGGATCAATTGCAAAAACTGGAAGACCAGATCATTCCTGATATTATTGCATGATGCAGTTAAATAGATTGCAACCCAACTTTAAACTTCTTGCTTATTCCATCCCTAACAACGCATAAAGAGGAAATTGTCGATGTCAGAGGTCAATGCAGATATTGCCATTATCATGGGTAGCCAATCAGATTGGGAAACAATGCGCCACGCAGCCGATACGCTTGACGCGCTTGATATTTCCTATGAGGCTCGCATTGTATCCGCCCATCGCACACCAGATCGTCTGGTTTCCTTTGCCAAGGGCGCAAAGGGGGCGGGCTTTAAAGCGGTTATTGCTGGTGCTGGCGGTGCTGCGCATTTGCCCGGCATGACAGCAGCAATGACCCCCTTACCGGTTTTTGGTGTGCCAGTGCAGTCAAAAGCATTGTCAGGACAAGATTCGCTTTTATCGATCGTGCAAATGCCTGCTG comes from Bartonella sp. HY038 and encodes:
- a CDS encoding YdcH family protein — encoded protein: MTISAHLEALEKKHDALEAEIKTASNAPSVDDLVVADLKRKKLLIKDEIEALRSEA
- a CDS encoding YdcH family protein, with the translated sequence MASEQEQVEVKLAVARLKQDHADFDAAINAMSAQGCDPLQIQRIKKKKLAIKDQLQKLEDQIIPDIIA
- the purE gene encoding 5-(carboxyamino)imidazole ribonucleotide mutase yields the protein MSEVNADIAIIMGSQSDWETMRHAADTLDALDISYEARIVSAHRTPDRLVSFAKGAKGAGFKAVIAGAGGAAHLPGMTAAMTPLPVFGVPVQSKALSGQDSLLSIVQMPAGIPVGTLAIGKAGAVNAALLCAAMLAVYDEDLANRLDVWRASQTASVAEFPVDEV